A genomic stretch from Schistosoma haematobium chromosome 2, whole genome shotgun sequence includes:
- a CDS encoding hypothetical protein (EggNog:ENOG41KOG0030~COG:Z), whose product MSSLSKAEIEDIREVFDLFDFWDGRDGMIDAVKVGDLLRCSGINPTIALTVKHGATIKQGEKQYKFDEFLPCYEAILKEKETGTYADYMEAFKTFDREGQGFISAAEMRHVLTGYELIKKVLAGPSK is encoded by the exons ATG AGCTCATTATCCAAAGCTGAAATCGAAG ATATTCGAGAAGTTTTCGACTTATTCGATTTTTGGGATGGTCGAGATGGCATGATTGATGCAGTGAAAGTTGGTGATCTACTTCGATGTAGTGGAATAAATCCGACTATTGCATTAACAGTAAAACATGGAGCCACTATAAAACAAG GGGAAAAGCAATACAAATTCGATGAGTTTCTTCCTTGTTATGAAGCTATTCTTAAAGAGAAAGAAACTGGCACCTATGCTGATTATATGGAAGCTTTTAAAACATTCGATCGTGAAGGACAAGGATTTATTTCAGCTGCTGAAATGAGACATGTTTTAACAGGTTATG AATTAATCAAGAAAGTTTTGGCTGGTCCTTCCAAGTAA
- a CDS encoding hypothetical protein (EggNog:ENOG41KOG0030~COG:Z): MSSLSKAEIEDIREVFDLFDFWDGRDGMIDAVKVGDLLRCSGINPTIALTVKHGATIKQGEKQYKFDEFLPCYEAILKEKETGTYADYMEAFKTFDREGQGFISAAEMRHVLTGYGERLEDPEVDAILKFIDLREDLDGNIKYEELIKKVLAGPSK; the protein is encoded by the exons ATG AGCTCATTATCCAAAGCTGAAATCGAAG ATATTCGAGAAGTTTTCGACTTATTCGATTTTTGGGATGGTCGAGATGGCATGATTGATGCAGTGAAAGTTGGTGATCTACTTCGATGTAGTGGAATAAATCCGACTATTGCATTAACAGTAAAACATGGAGCCACTATAAAACAAG GGGAAAAGCAATACAAATTCGATGAGTTTCTTCCTTGTTATGAAGCTATTCTTAAAGAGAAAGAAACTGGCACCTATGCTGATTATATGGAAGCTTTTAAAACATTCGATCGTGAAGGACAAGGATTTATTTCAGCTGCTGAAATGAGACATGTTTTAACAGGTTATG GTGAACGTCTTGAAGATCCAGAAGTGGATGccattttgaaatttattgatttacgtGAAGATTTGGACGGAAATATCAAATATGAAG AATTAATCAAGAAAGTTTTGGCTGGTCCTTCCAAGTAA
- a CDS encoding hypothetical protein (EggNog:ENOG41KOG0030~COG:Z), which produces MSSLSKAEIEDIREVFDLFDFWDGRDGMIDAVKVGDLLRCSGINPTIALTVKHGATIKQGEKQYKFDEFLPCYEAILKEKETGTYADYMEAFKTFDREGQGFISAAEMRHVLTGYG; this is translated from the exons ATG AGCTCATTATCCAAAGCTGAAATCGAAG ATATTCGAGAAGTTTTCGACTTATTCGATTTTTGGGATGGTCGAGATGGCATGATTGATGCAGTGAAAGTTGGTGATCTACTTCGATGTAGTGGAATAAATCCGACTATTGCATTAACAGTAAAACATGGAGCCACTATAAAACAAG GGGAAAAGCAATACAAATTCGATGAGTTTCTTCCTTGTTATGAAGCTATTCTTAAAGAGAAAGAAACTGGCACCTATGCTGATTATATGGAAGCTTTTAAAACATTCGATCGTGAAGGACAAGGATTTATTTCAGCTGCTGAAATGAGACATGTTTTAACAGGTTATGGTTAG